In a genomic window of Flavobacterium lipolyticum:
- a CDS encoding glycoside hydrolase domain-containing protein produces the protein MKTNLKNKPILNRLLMLCLFVFSISLTAQIKYSDGNDSWNPNLLGNHRVAVSFTGTGDVAKTTIEWRRRDEKPELKKIIVQDASGKTISNIKTADINREKGTIFFEPISGKGTYYVYYMPYLDEGDANYPKGVYAKPEDKADAQWLAKIKSNLTDNCTVTEIQSVNAFNSFYPMEVIATAAETKDLIAKNSGSSFLVFPEDRLYSIRMKNDLPQRWIQKGVQNTFSDTALRGEYLAFQLGVYALQNLDNVKVTFSNLISSTGAIIESKDINCINTDGTKYDGAIFTNTVSVSKGKVQALWCGINVPETAAAGTYSGKAAVIADGKSKDIVLQIKVTNEITKNGGIDSPEKMTRLKWLNSTLAQENTVIAPYTPLTVKDTEISLLGRKLVLGSNGFPIQIQTYFTPEMTTVGSKANDILSAPLAFHFLDASGKEALQWKNTGLKFLKKESGTVSWESISTAKSLQMDVHASLEFDGFLTYTVKITALEDAVFNDINFQMPIQPSSAKYMMGLGQKGGDRPANFDWKWDVAHKNQDGAWIGNVNSGLQFSLRDEKYSRPLNTNFYLQKPLLLPTSWGNENKGGITITPNSKSVLVNAYSGARNMKKGDVLYYNFNLLITPFHTINTDFQWDTKFYHKYSDIDTIAKTGATVINIHHANAINPYINYPFIEFKKMKSYIDEAHEKGLKVKIYNTVREVSNKAYETFALRSLGHEIYSPGKGGGFSWLQEHVGDDYIAAWFVPEIKDAAIVNSGMNRWHNYYVEGMNWLTQNVGIDGVYLDDVAFDRITMKRIKRVLTKDGHPGIIDLHSANQYNKSDGFNNSANLYMEHFPYINKLWFGEYFDYEKNNPDFFLTEVSGIPFGLMGEMLQDGGNPWRGMVYGMTNRMPWSHNADPRPVWKLWDTFGIKGSEMIGYWSENCPVKTSNDKVLATVYKKNGTALISIASWADTDVKVKLNIDWKKLGINPAKATITAPEVLNFQPAQTFTAKDEIPVSKGKGWLLIVK, from the coding sequence ATGAAAACAAACCTAAAAAACAAACCTATTTTGAATAGATTATTGATGCTGTGCCTATTCGTTTTCAGCATTTCGTTAACCGCGCAAATAAAATACTCAGACGGTAACGACAGTTGGAACCCTAACTTATTAGGGAATCACAGAGTTGCAGTAAGCTTTACCGGTACCGGAGATGTTGCCAAAACTACGATCGAATGGCGCAGAAGAGACGAAAAACCCGAACTGAAAAAGATCATTGTTCAGGATGCTTCAGGCAAAACCATTTCAAACATAAAAACGGCTGACATCAACAGAGAAAAGGGTACTATTTTCTTTGAACCAATTTCAGGAAAAGGAACGTATTATGTGTATTATATGCCATACCTTGACGAAGGTGACGCTAACTATCCAAAAGGAGTTTACGCTAAACCTGAAGATAAAGCAGACGCGCAATGGCTTGCTAAAATCAAATCCAATTTAACTGACAATTGTACGGTTACCGAAATTCAGAGTGTAAATGCGTTCAACAGTTTTTATCCGATGGAAGTAATCGCAACTGCAGCCGAAACTAAAGATCTTATCGCCAAAAACAGCGGCAGTTCCTTTTTGGTATTCCCGGAAGACCGCTTGTATTCCATCCGAATGAAAAATGATTTGCCACAAAGATGGATTCAAAAAGGCGTTCAAAATACCTTTTCGGACACAGCGCTAAGAGGTGAATATCTGGCCTTTCAGTTAGGCGTTTATGCCTTGCAGAATCTTGACAACGTAAAAGTTACCTTTTCGAATTTAATCAGTTCTACCGGAGCTATCATCGAATCGAAAGACATTAACTGTATCAATACTGACGGAACAAAATACGATGGAGCTATTTTTACCAATACCGTTTCGGTTTCAAAAGGAAAAGTACAAGCCCTATGGTGTGGCATCAATGTCCCGGAAACTGCGGCGGCAGGAACCTACAGCGGTAAAGCTGCCGTAATTGCTGATGGAAAATCAAAAGACATTGTGCTTCAGATAAAAGTAACCAATGAAATTACTAAAAACGGCGGTATCGATTCTCCTGAGAAAATGACACGTTTGAAATGGCTGAATTCTACTCTGGCACAGGAAAATACGGTTATTGCTCCTTACACCCCGTTAACGGTAAAAGATACCGAAATCTCCTTATTGGGCAGAAAGTTAGTTTTGGGTTCCAATGGTTTTCCAATACAAATTCAAACTTATTTCACGCCCGAAATGACAACAGTTGGTTCAAAAGCCAATGACATTTTAAGTGCTCCGTTAGCTTTTCATTTTTTGGATGCCTCTGGTAAAGAAGCGTTACAATGGAAGAACACAGGCCTTAAATTTCTTAAAAAAGAAAGCGGAACGGTTTCCTGGGAAAGTATTTCTACAGCAAAATCACTTCAGATGGATGTACATGCTTCCCTAGAATTTGATGGTTTTTTAACGTACACCGTAAAAATCACGGCACTTGAAGATGCTGTATTTAATGATATCAATTTCCAAATGCCAATTCAGCCCTCTTCTGCAAAATACATGATGGGATTAGGTCAAAAAGGAGGCGATCGTCCTGCCAATTTTGACTGGAAATGGGATGTTGCACACAAAAATCAGGATGGGGCCTGGATTGGAAATGTAAATTCAGGATTGCAATTTTCTTTACGCGACGAGAAATACAGTCGTCCGTTAAACACCAATTTTTACCTGCAAAAACCTTTATTGCTTCCCACTTCCTGGGGGAACGAAAATAAAGGAGGAATTACCATCACTCCTAATTCAAAATCGGTTTTGGTCAATGCGTACAGCGGCGCCCGAAACATGAAAAAAGGAGATGTTTTGTATTATAATTTCAATTTACTAATTACCCCTTTCCACACCATTAATACCGATTTTCAGTGGGACACTAAGTTTTATCACAAATACAGCGATATCGATACGATTGCCAAAACCGGGGCAACAGTAATCAATATTCACCATGCCAATGCTATCAATCCCTATATCAACTATCCTTTCATTGAATTTAAAAAAATGAAAAGTTATATCGATGAAGCACATGAAAAAGGACTAAAAGTAAAAATCTACAATACCGTCAGAGAGGTTTCAAACAAAGCTTATGAAACTTTTGCTTTAAGAAGTTTAGGACATGAAATTTACTCTCCGGGTAAAGGAGGCGGATTCTCCTGGCTGCAGGAACATGTGGGTGACGATTATATTGCGGCCTGGTTTGTACCTGAAATTAAAGACGCGGCAATTGTAAACAGCGGCATGAACCGTTGGCACAACTATTATGTAGAAGGAATGAACTGGCTGACACAAAATGTGGGTATCGATGGCGTTTATCTTGATGATGTTGCTTTTGACCGAATTACCATGAAACGAATCAAAAGAGTGCTTACCAAAGACGGGCATCCTGGAATTATTGATCTCCACAGTGCCAATCAATACAACAAAAGTGACGGATTTAACAACAGTGCCAATTTGTATATGGAGCACTTTCCATACATCAACAAACTATGGTTTGGAGAGTATTTTGATTACGAAAAAAACAATCCTGACTTTTTCCTGACCGAAGTAAGCGGAATTCCTTTCGGGTTAATGGGTGAAATGCTACAGGACGGAGGAAACCCTTGGAGAGGAATGGTTTACGGAATGACCAACAGAATGCCATGGAGCCACAATGCCGACCCAAGACCGGTATGGAAATTATGGGATACTTTTGGAATTAAAGGTTCTGAAATGATTGGATACTGGAGTGAAAACTGTCCGGTAAAAACATCAAACGACAAAGTACTGGCAACAGTTTACAAAAAAAACGGAACTGCTTTAATTTCTATTGCAAGCTGGGCCGATACGGATGTAAAAGTGAAACTTAATATCGACTGGAAAAAATTAGGAATCAATCCGGCAAAAGCTACTATTACGGCTCCTGAAGTGCTAAATTTCCAACCGGCACAAACCTTCACCGCAAAAGACGAAATACCGGTATCAAAAGGAAAAGGCTGGTTGTTGATTGTTAAATAA
- a CDS encoding c-type cytochrome encodes MKKTILIGLFSALPIVVFNSCNTSNSQTLANKMAHDDSYITIDTSKIPDDPFGESVRYGRELMLKTAYYIGPNGIKGKYLGNKMNCTNCHQDAGTKPYAFNLMSSHDNYPQYRGRENKVLTLAERVNNCIMRPHSGKPLPLDSKEMVAFLSYFKWISKFVPKDGGFKGAKNLEIEFPDVAASPERGKALFIENCARCHGNNGEGRYNADQSGYTYPPLWGQYGYQPGSSMHRVIKQAQWLKSNMPYDKVSLGKPYLTDLQALDIAAYVNDDSVHDRPNPKTFDYPNKMGKPIDYAHSPFSDNFSEEQHKYGPYKPIIAYWKKNGWKAVY; translated from the coding sequence ATGAAAAAAACAATTCTTATCGGACTTTTTTCAGCATTGCCAATTGTCGTTTTCAATTCGTGCAATACCTCTAATTCGCAGACATTAGCAAACAAAATGGCTCATGATGATTCGTATATTACCATTGACACCTCAAAAATTCCGGACGATCCATTTGGAGAATCTGTTCGTTATGGTAGAGAGTTAATGCTAAAAACCGCTTATTATATTGGTCCAAACGGCATCAAAGGAAAATACTTAGGCAACAAGATGAATTGTACCAACTGCCACCAGGATGCAGGAACAAAACCTTATGCCTTTAATTTAATGTCCTCACACGACAATTATCCACAGTATCGCGGACGTGAAAATAAGGTCCTTACTCTGGCCGAAAGGGTTAACAATTGTATCATGCGTCCGCATTCGGGGAAACCGCTTCCGCTGGACAGCAAAGAAATGGTCGCTTTTTTATCCTACTTTAAATGGATCAGCAAATTTGTTCCGAAAGATGGAGGTTTCAAAGGCGCCAAAAATCTGGAAATTGAATTTCCGGATGTAGCCGCAAGCCCTGAACGAGGAAAAGCCCTGTTTATCGAAAATTGTGCCCGCTGCCACGGAAACAACGGTGAAGGTCGGTACAATGCCGACCAATCAGGCTACACCTACCCGCCGCTTTGGGGACAATACGGCTATCAGCCCGGTTCAAGCATGCACAGAGTAATCAAACAGGCACAATGGCTAAAAAGCAATATGCCATACGATAAAGTCAGCCTGGGAAAACCATATCTTACCGACTTACAGGCACTCGATATTGCAGCCTATGTAAATGATGATTCCGTACACGACAGACCTAACCCCAAAACATTTGATTACCCTAATAAAATGGGGAAACCAATTGACTATGCACACAGCCCTTTCAGTGATAACTTCTCAGAAGAACAACACAAATACGGCCCCTACAAACCCATAATTGCCTATTGGAAAAAAAATGGATGGAAAGCGGTATATTAG
- a CDS encoding DUF5107 domain-containing protein: protein MKIKPFLSVLLFGSLFVNAQNKPTIKEYKKVFTTYPFSDPDPIPKPDTKVYPYFRFDGFTDKPVQKEWKVIELENDYIKLMILPEIGGKVWSAIEKSTGKDFIYNNHVIKFRDIAMRGPWTSGGVEGNYGIIGHTPNCATPVDFITLTRGDGSVSCVIGVLDLLTRTSWKLDINLPKDKAYFTTNSFWFNSTETEQPYYTWMNTGIKAAESLQFIYPGQSYIGHNGEHNSWPIDKENGKDLSFYKNNDFGGYKSYHVFGKYDDFFGGYYHDEDFGMGRYGNHDDKPGKKIWIWGLSQQGMIWEKLLTDTDGQYVEVQSGRLFNQASENSSLTPFKQRSFTPYQTDLWTEYWFPVKQTKGFVKANNYGAVNVKNENGWLKIYFSPLQKLNEKLEVFDNGKKIYSKDISVNTLQSFKDSIQIVVDPNQLKLTIGENKLVWNSAPEDGNLNRPLETPKDFDHNSVYGLYLQGKNYLSFKDYVKAEEKLTACLQKDPNYAPALADLAILQIRKFQYQEAVNSAAKALSIDTYHPAANYYYGLANLHLGNTTDAKDGFDIAAASVEFRSSAYTALSKIYFRENNLAKAAEYAEKSLRNNQDNLESLQLLAVLSRLQNNKSKAVEILNTINNVDPLNHFVGFEKYLWDSSEASKQHFTALIQNEMPQQTYLELGIWYTQLGRKEEALKVLSLALPNAEIVYWKAYLENKTVDLSKLQPDNSFPFREETAQILEKLIKTNSQWQLKYHLALIEWNRDNVSKAKELFLQCANLPADPAFYGAKASLFKNETQLVLSSLQQAIKIDGQSWRYPKLLTEYYIAQKQFDKALATAAPFYKKHPQNYLIGMLYAKTLLLNKKYAAADAFLTQLEILPFEGATAGRQLYHEAKLMQALTEMKNKQYKKALQLISDAKLWPKNLGVGKPYAEDIDERLENWLNYQCYTSLGDTDKAKNALQNIIAFNPKVDNTVMNFLPANQLITAWAIEKNASAQKAEEWLQKQARLYPDNKIVQWTFETYSKKQSNILTEEEKDGEVRIIEKL from the coding sequence ATGAAAATTAAACCCTTTTTATCCGTTTTACTTTTTGGAAGCCTGTTTGTCAACGCACAAAATAAACCCACCATAAAAGAATACAAAAAAGTATTCACCACTTATCCGTTTTCAGACCCTGATCCCATTCCGAAACCAGACACAAAAGTCTATCCTTATTTTCGTTTTGACGGTTTTACGGATAAACCTGTGCAAAAAGAATGGAAAGTAATCGAACTTGAAAATGATTACATCAAACTCATGATTCTTCCGGAAATTGGTGGAAAAGTGTGGTCGGCCATTGAGAAATCAACAGGAAAGGACTTTATTTACAACAATCATGTGATTAAGTTCCGGGATATCGCCATGCGCGGCCCCTGGACAAGCGGTGGTGTCGAGGGCAACTATGGCATCATCGGACACACTCCTAACTGTGCTACCCCTGTGGATTTTATCACCCTTACTCGTGGAGACGGAAGTGTAAGCTGTGTAATTGGCGTATTGGATCTGCTCACACGAACGTCCTGGAAACTGGACATTAATTTACCCAAAGACAAAGCGTATTTTACTACCAATTCCTTCTGGTTCAATTCCACCGAAACCGAGCAGCCTTACTATACCTGGATGAATACCGGTATAAAAGCTGCTGAAAGTCTACAGTTTATTTACCCGGGACAAAGTTATATTGGTCACAATGGTGAGCACAATTCATGGCCCATTGATAAAGAAAATGGCAAAGACCTTTCCTTCTACAAAAACAATGATTTTGGCGGTTACAAATCGTATCATGTTTTTGGCAAATACGACGATTTCTTTGGCGGATATTACCATGATGAAGATTTCGGAATGGGAAGATATGGCAATCACGACGACAAACCCGGCAAGAAAATATGGATCTGGGGATTGTCTCAGCAAGGAATGATCTGGGAAAAATTATTAACCGATACCGACGGTCAATATGTAGAAGTTCAAAGTGGAAGACTGTTCAATCAGGCGAGTGAAAACAGCAGTTTAACTCCTTTTAAACAGCGCTCTTTCACCCCTTATCAAACGGATTTATGGACCGAATACTGGTTTCCGGTAAAACAAACCAAAGGATTTGTAAAAGCAAATAACTATGGAGCCGTAAACGTTAAAAACGAAAACGGCTGGTTGAAAATCTATTTTTCTCCACTTCAAAAACTAAACGAAAAACTGGAAGTCTTTGACAATGGCAAAAAAATCTATTCCAAAGATATTTCGGTAAATACATTGCAATCCTTCAAAGATTCTATTCAGATTGTTGTTGATCCAAACCAACTAAAACTAACAATTGGCGAAAATAAACTCGTGTGGAATTCGGCACCGGAAGATGGAAATCTGAATCGTCCGTTAGAAACTCCAAAAGATTTTGACCACAACTCCGTGTACGGATTGTACCTGCAGGGAAAAAATTACCTTAGTTTTAAAGATTACGTAAAAGCGGAAGAAAAACTAACGGCCTGTCTTCAAAAAGATCCCAACTACGCTCCTGCTTTGGCTGATTTAGCGATTTTACAAATTCGTAAATTTCAATACCAGGAAGCTGTAAATTCGGCAGCTAAAGCTTTATCCATCGATACCTATCATCCCGCTGCCAATTATTATTACGGATTAGCCAACCTGCATTTAGGCAATACTACCGATGCCAAGGACGGTTTTGATATCGCAGCAGCAAGCGTTGAATTCCGAAGCTCTGCCTATACTGCTTTAAGCAAAATTTACTTTAGGGAAAACAATCTTGCAAAAGCAGCTGAATATGCCGAAAAAAGTTTACGGAACAATCAGGATAATTTAGAAAGTCTGCAATTACTTGCCGTATTATCTCGTCTGCAAAATAATAAAAGTAAAGCAGTCGAAATTCTCAATACCATAAATAACGTTGATCCTCTTAATCATTTTGTTGGTTTTGAGAAATATCTTTGGGATTCGTCAGAGGCATCAAAACAGCATTTTACGGCTTTGATTCAAAACGAAATGCCACAGCAAACGTATCTGGAGTTAGGAATATGGTATACACAATTAGGCCGTAAAGAAGAAGCTTTAAAAGTACTTTCACTTGCCCTTCCAAATGCTGAAATTGTATATTGGAAAGCTTATTTAGAAAACAAAACTGTTGATTTAAGCAAACTCCAACCCGACAATAGTTTCCCTTTCCGTGAAGAAACAGCACAAATTCTGGAAAAACTAATCAAAACGAACAGCCAGTGGCAATTGAAATATCATTTGGCTCTAATCGAATGGAATCGCGATAATGTATCAAAAGCAAAAGAATTGTTTTTGCAATGTGCCAATCTGCCTGCTGATCCGGCTTTTTATGGGGCCAAAGCTTCGTTATTTAAAAATGAGACCCAATTGGTTCTATCCAGTCTGCAGCAAGCGATTAAAATAGACGGTCAAAGCTGGAGATATCCTAAACTTTTAACTGAATACTACATTGCCCAAAAACAATTTGATAAAGCACTGGCAACCGCAGCACCTTTCTATAAAAAACATCCTCAAAATTATTTAATAGGAATGCTGTATGCCAAAACACTGCTCCTGAACAAAAAATACGCTGCCGCCGATGCTTTCCTGACCCAACTGGAAATCCTTCCCTTTGAAGGCGCTACTGCAGGACGTCAATTGTATCATGAAGCAAAACTGATGCAGGCTTTGACCGAAATGAAAAACAAGCAATACAAAAAAGCATTACAATTGATTTCGGATGCTAAACTATGGCCTAAAAATTTAGGAGTAGGAAAACCTTATGCCGAAGATATTGACGAAAGGCTCGAAAATTGGCTCAATTATCAATGTTACACGAGCTTGGGCGATACCGACAAAGCCAAAAATGCTTTACAAAACATTATTGCTTTTAACCCCAAAGTTGACAATACGGTTATGAATTTTCTTCCGGCAAACCAACTCATTACGGCCTGGGCAATCGAAAAAAATGCTTCGGCACAAAAAGCAGAGGAATGGTTGCAAAAACAAGCCAGGTTATACCCTGACAACAAAATTGTACAATGGACTTTTGAAACGTATAGTAAAAAACAATCCAATATTTTAACCGAAGAGGAGAAAGATGGTGAAGTTCGAATTATAGAAAAACTATAA
- a CDS encoding M1 family metallopeptidase, translating into MNKQFLKYSLFSLFLVAGQNTMAQNSDQTKNPLSVYQVTPLKVNDLVHTKLDVSFDYGKRYLYGKGWLTLKPHFYDTDSLRLDAKGMDFKTIAMVDGKKTIPLKYTYDNEQLLITLNRKYKSTEKYIIFIDYTAKPDELKVKGSAAITDAKGLYFINPDGKDDKPIQIWTQGETEASSAWFPTIDKPNQKTTSEIAMTVDAKYTSLSNGKLISQKVNKNGTRTDTWKMELPHSPYLFMMAVGDFKIYKDSYNGQEVSYYLEPKYAPYAKQIFGKTPDMMKFYGKMLGVEYPWGKYAQIVARDYVSGAMENTSATLHGEHVQKTERELLDDNQESTIAHELFHQWFGDYVTAESWSNLTMNESFATFGEVLWHGYDEGQDAEDRSRYEKLQNCLRSSKDGVSPPLARFHYGNKEDMFDNISYSKGSIILYALKNQMGDAAFFKSLNKYLTTNAFKTGESHQLRLAMEEVTGKDWSPYFNQWYFQGGNPILNIEYGYADGKATMAVKQVQESSVQTFTLPLKVDFYVNGTKVRKDILMDKREQDFSFDLPSKPDFIDLDPDKILVGKVIDNKKISDYLYQYKNVPTYYNRVEAIKFAAKDKSHEAQLILLAGLQDQRDDLRTRSIRAIDLADNTIKEAALKTLLNIAQNDKKTYARASAIIKLAGTGDAAYKNLMIESTKNQSYNVAAAGILGLSKYSPEEADKIKAALDEDTRNHITPLLTEFNNQK; encoded by the coding sequence ATGAACAAACAATTTTTAAAGTATTCTCTTTTTAGTCTTTTCCTTGTTGCCGGGCAAAATACGATGGCCCAAAACAGTGATCAGACCAAAAACCCATTATCTGTTTATCAGGTTACCCCGCTAAAAGTAAATGACCTTGTGCACACCAAACTAGACGTATCTTTTGATTATGGAAAACGTTATTTATACGGAAAAGGATGGCTGACTTTAAAACCTCATTTTTATGATACCGATTCTCTTAGACTGGATGCCAAAGGAATGGATTTCAAAACTATTGCTATGGTTGATGGAAAAAAGACAATTCCGTTAAAGTATACCTACGACAATGAACAGCTTTTGATCACCTTAAACAGAAAATATAAAAGCACCGAAAAATACATCATTTTCATCGATTATACCGCAAAACCGGACGAACTAAAAGTCAAAGGAAGTGCTGCCATAACGGATGCGAAAGGTTTGTATTTTATAAACCCTGACGGAAAAGACGACAAACCGATTCAAATCTGGACACAGGGTGAAACAGAAGCCTCATCGGCATGGTTCCCAACCATTGATAAACCCAATCAGAAAACAACTTCTGAAATTGCGATGACGGTTGATGCCAAATACACTTCACTTTCAAACGGAAAACTAATCTCCCAAAAAGTGAATAAAAATGGTACACGTACCGATACCTGGAAAATGGAACTGCCGCATTCACCCTACCTCTTTATGATGGCTGTAGGTGATTTTAAAATTTACAAAGATTCTTATAACGGACAAGAAGTAAGTTATTATCTGGAACCAAAATATGCGCCCTACGCCAAACAAATTTTTGGGAAAACTCCGGATATGATGAAGTTTTACGGCAAAATGCTTGGGGTAGAATATCCATGGGGAAAATATGCTCAGATTGTAGCAAGAGACTATGTTTCGGGTGCCATGGAAAATACTTCGGCAACCTTACATGGTGAGCACGTACAAAAAACCGAAAGAGAATTATTAGACGATAATCAGGAAAGTACTATTGCACACGAACTTTTTCACCAATGGTTTGGAGATTATGTAACTGCCGAATCCTGGTCGAACTTAACCATGAACGAATCTTTTGCTACTTTTGGTGAAGTCCTTTGGCACGGGTATGATGAAGGACAGGATGCCGAAGACCGTTCTCGTTATGAAAAACTACAAAACTGCCTGCGTTCTTCCAAAGATGGAGTTAGTCCGCCATTGGCACGTTTTCATTATGGAAACAAAGAAGATATGTTTGACAACATTAGCTATTCCAAAGGTTCTATCATCCTGTATGCTTTAAAAAATCAAATGGGTGACGCAGCCTTCTTTAAATCTTTAAATAAGTATCTTACCACCAATGCCTTCAAAACAGGAGAAAGTCATCAATTGCGTTTAGCAATGGAAGAAGTAACCGGAAAAGACTGGAGTCCTTATTTTAACCAATGGTACTTTCAGGGCGGAAATCCTATTTTAAATATTGAATACGGTTATGCCGATGGTAAAGCAACAATGGCAGTAAAACAAGTCCAGGAAAGTTCCGTACAAACCTTTACCTTACCGTTAAAAGTAGATTTTTATGTTAATGGAACCAAAGTCAGAAAAGATATTTTAATGGACAAAAGAGAGCAGGATTTTAGTTTTGACCTGCCTTCAAAACCCGATTTCATAGATCTTGATCCGGACAAAATTTTAGTGGGTAAGGTCATTGACAATAAAAAAATATCCGATTATCTATATCAATACAAAAACGTTCCTACCTACTACAACCGAGTTGAAGCGATAAAATTTGCGGCAAAAGACAAAAGTCATGAGGCACAGCTGATTCTTTTAGCTGGCCTACAAGACCAGAGAGACGATTTAAGAACCCGCAGTATCCGTGCCATTGATTTGGCAGACAATACTATAAAAGAAGCTGCACTTAAAACCTTATTGAACATTGCCCAAAATGATAAAAAAACTTATGCGAGAGCTTCAGCCATTATCAAACTTGCCGGAACGGGTGATGCTGCTTACAAAAATTTAATGATTGAAAGTACTAAAAACCAATCTTACAATGTAGCCGCAGCAGGAATCTTAGGATTGTCGAAATATTCCCCGGAAGAGGCTGATAAAATAAAAGCAGCTTTAGACGAAGATACCAGAAATCACATAACGCCTTTGCTTACAGAATTTAACAATCAAAAGTAA